A single genomic interval of Spirosoma linguale DSM 74 harbors:
- a CDS encoding Three-deoxy-D-manno-octulosonic-acid transferase domain protein (PFAM: Three-deoxy-D-manno-octulosonic-acid transferase domain protein~KEGG: bba:Bd2367 hypothetical protein): MVSGIYNTGIFAFQTLLRAVAPFNPKARLWVEGRRNWSDRLRQLLGGNAQPIAWFHAASLGEFEQGRPVIEAFREVYPDYKILLTFFSPSGYEVRKDYDGADYILYLPADTPANARQFVTLVRPRIAFFIKYEFWYNYLRELKTAGVPVVSFSAIFRSNQLFFKPWGQFYRNMLRYFDHILVQNQESVDLLAGIGLNNVTLGGDTRFDRVSQVVVTKKAIPIAEAFKANVPLLVVGSAWPEDMNVLIPFINRFDKPLKLIVAPHEIRDEEIERWRKQLTKPSVRFSQADTATASSFDVLFIDNIGMLSSLYQYGEFAFIGGAFKQGLHNILEAATFGMPLFFGPEYDKYQEAVDLVNEGTAFPIGNEPELTTAFTKQYENPAEAAQISRHYVQRNIGATAKVMEVVKKLKSERAKE; encoded by the coding sequence TTGGTTTCGGGAATCTACAACACCGGCATTTTTGCCTTTCAAACCCTGCTGCGAGCGGTAGCTCCTTTTAACCCTAAAGCCCGGCTGTGGGTAGAGGGAAGGCGTAACTGGTCCGACAGACTTCGGCAGCTACTCGGCGGAAACGCCCAGCCCATCGCCTGGTTCCACGCGGCTTCGCTGGGCGAGTTTGAGCAGGGCCGCCCGGTTATCGAAGCATTTCGGGAGGTCTACCCAGATTATAAAATTCTACTAACGTTTTTCTCACCTTCCGGTTACGAAGTAAGAAAAGACTACGATGGAGCCGATTATATCCTTTATCTGCCCGCCGATACGCCCGCTAATGCCCGGCAGTTTGTTACGCTGGTGAGGCCCCGAATTGCGTTTTTCATCAAATACGAGTTCTGGTACAATTACCTCCGTGAGTTGAAAACAGCCGGAGTTCCGGTCGTTTCATTTTCAGCTATTTTTCGATCCAATCAGCTTTTCTTTAAACCCTGGGGGCAGTTTTACCGAAACATGCTTCGTTACTTCGATCATATTCTGGTTCAGAATCAGGAATCTGTCGACCTGCTGGCCGGTATCGGGCTGAACAACGTGACGCTTGGTGGCGATACACGCTTTGATCGGGTATCGCAGGTGGTGGTTACGAAGAAAGCCATTCCCATAGCCGAAGCATTCAAAGCCAACGTGCCTCTTCTGGTCGTTGGCAGTGCGTGGCCGGAGGACATGAATGTGCTGATTCCGTTCATTAACCGGTTCGATAAACCCCTTAAGCTTATTGTTGCCCCCCACGAGATCCGCGACGAGGAAATTGAACGCTGGCGAAAGCAGTTGACAAAGCCGTCGGTACGCTTTTCTCAGGCCGATACAGCGACCGCCAGCTCGTTCGATGTTCTCTTCATCGACAACATAGGCATGCTTTCATCGCTGTATCAGTATGGTGAATTTGCCTTCATTGGCGGGGCATTTAAGCAAGGCTTACATAATATTCTGGAAGCAGCTACCTTCGGAATGCCGCTGTTTTTCGGACCGGAATACGACAAGTATCAGGAAGCGGTCGACCTTGTAAACGAAGGAACTGCTTTTCCAATTGGTAATGAACCAGAGCTGACAACGGCGTTCACGAAACAGTACGAAAACCCCGCAGAAGCAGCACAAATCAGCCGACACTACGTACAGCGGAACAT
- a CDS encoding dihydroneopterin aldolase (TIGRFAM: dihydroneopterin aldolase~PFAM: dihydroneopterin aldolase~KEGG: Os09g0560500; hypothetical protein), protein MGTIALEGLEFFSYHGFYDEEQKIGNKYSVDIVVTADFSEAARRDRLSATVNYEDLYRITAGVMKQPARLLEHIAHQIIQEIRGKYTDLQAVEVSVSKFNPPIGGVCHRAKITLKE, encoded by the coding sequence ATGGGAACAATTGCCTTAGAGGGGTTAGAGTTTTTTTCGTACCACGGCTTTTATGACGAGGAGCAAAAGATTGGCAACAAGTATTCGGTCGACATTGTGGTAACGGCCGATTTTTCGGAAGCTGCCCGGCGCGACCGGCTAAGTGCCACGGTCAACTACGAAGATTTATACCGGATTACGGCCGGTGTTATGAAACAACCCGCCCGACTGCTCGAACACATTGCTCACCAGATCATTCAGGAAATCAGAGGGAAATACACCGACTTGCAGGCTGTAGAAGTAAGCGTTTCCAAATTCAACCCTCCCATCGGGGGCGTCTGCCACCGGGCGAAGATAACGTTGAAAGAGTAG
- a CDS encoding DivIVA domain protein (TIGRFAM: DivIVA domain~PFAM: DivIVA family protein~KEGG: mxa:MXAN_3112 cell-division initiation protein DivIVA), which translates to MKITPIEIRQHTFEKGLRGYKTEEVDAFLASLSQEWERLTGEYKMLKMQLELAEKELGKLKEVEMTLFRTLKTAEDTSVQITDQANKAGEKYIDEARQKADEMLADARKRSALMVQDAENQARYLKDNILNDIKSLEHDFKALESYKENLAVQIRTLASNAVDSVDRFEKKFSRQNLKGKIDDVTAQLTDELKQPETDTLPDAVTPTETAAELPPLIDREESVPEAIPVDEAVMEKLDDALHTDHQTTTTTPTATEATDESPSEPLPTEVDTTNPEGSSAEATEEVSTKRTGSFFDQI; encoded by the coding sequence ATGAAAATTACGCCAATTGAAATCCGGCAGCACACGTTTGAAAAAGGGTTGCGCGGCTATAAAACCGAGGAAGTTGACGCATTTCTGGCTTCGTTATCTCAGGAGTGGGAACGCTTGACCGGCGAATACAAAATGCTGAAAATGCAGCTTGAACTGGCCGAAAAAGAATTGGGTAAGCTCAAGGAAGTAGAAATGACCTTATTCCGGACGCTTAAAACAGCCGAAGATACAAGCGTTCAAATAACCGACCAGGCGAATAAAGCGGGAGAGAAATATATTGATGAAGCCCGGCAGAAAGCCGACGAAATGCTGGCCGATGCCCGAAAACGGTCGGCGCTGATGGTACAGGATGCCGAAAACCAGGCCCGGTACCTGAAAGACAATATTCTCAATGACATTAAATCGTTGGAGCACGATTTTAAAGCCCTGGAAAGCTACAAGGAAAATCTGGCCGTTCAGATTCGTACCCTTGCCAGCAATGCCGTTGATAGCGTGGATCGTTTCGAAAAGAAATTTTCCCGGCAAAACCTGAAGGGTAAAATCGATGATGTAACTGCTCAGTTAACCGACGAATTGAAACAACCCGAAACGGACACCCTTCCCGATGCGGTAACACCTACCGAAACAGCGGCTGAGTTACCACCACTGATTGACCGGGAGGAGTCTGTTCCGGAAGCGATTCCGGTCGATGAGGCCGTTATGGAAAAGCTCGATGACGCCCTGCATACCGATCATCAGACGACAACGACAACGCCAACGGCCACCGAAGCTACAGACGAATCACCATCAGAGCCTTTGCCAACGGAGGTAGACACGACGAATCCGGAAGGCAGTTCTGCGGAAGCAACAGAAGAGGTATCGACAAAAAGAACCGGTTCATTTTTCGACCAGATTTAA
- a CDS encoding WD40 repeat, subgroup (PFAM: WD40 repeat, subgroup~SMART: WD-40 repeat protein~KEGG: hypothetical protein) encodes MIVEKLDTFGGHRDPVYTLEQGSMAEQFFSAGGDGQVVQWHLDRPDLGELVAKVPASVYALALHPTSGLLWVGQNYEGIHLIDPARKQEVSSLKLTSAAIFDIKFHKDDAFVALSDGVVAVVDTDQLAVRKHLKASDQSARCIAVNPVERELAVGYSDNVVRIFDLMTYELKQIIPAHGNSVFTVAYSPNFQQLLTAGRDAHLKVWAVEKGYTLQQDIVGHMFAINHLAFSPDGRLIATASMDKSLKIWDAETYKLLKVVDRARHAGHGTSVNKVLWTNYHQLLLSASDDRTISVWKLIQGYSL; translated from the coding sequence GTGATTGTAGAAAAACTAGATACTTTCGGTGGCCACCGCGACCCTGTTTATACCCTGGAACAGGGATCGATGGCCGAACAGTTTTTTTCGGCCGGTGGCGACGGGCAGGTTGTCCAATGGCATCTGGACCGGCCCGATCTGGGCGAACTGGTGGCTAAGGTCCCCGCTTCTGTGTATGCTCTGGCCCTGCATCCGACCAGCGGGCTGCTGTGGGTTGGTCAGAACTACGAAGGTATTCACCTGATCGACCCGGCCCGGAAACAGGAAGTTTCCTCACTTAAGCTTACATCGGCCGCTATTTTCGACATAAAGTTTCACAAAGACGACGCGTTTGTGGCCTTGTCTGACGGGGTTGTAGCCGTTGTTGATACAGACCAGCTTGCGGTTCGCAAACACCTTAAAGCATCCGATCAGTCGGCACGATGCATTGCCGTTAATCCCGTTGAGCGCGAACTGGCCGTTGGCTACAGCGATAACGTTGTTCGTATTTTCGATTTAATGACCTACGAACTCAAGCAGATTATTCCGGCTCACGGCAATTCTGTTTTTACAGTTGCGTACTCCCCAAACTTCCAGCAGTTGCTCACCGCCGGTCGCGATGCGCATTTGAAAGTTTGGGCGGTAGAAAAAGGCTATACCCTTCAGCAGGATATTGTAGGGCATATGTTTGCTATCAACCATTTAGCATTCAGCCCGGACGGCCGCCTGATTGCTACGGCCAGCATGGATAAGTCACTAAAAATATGGGATGCCGAGACCTACAAATTGCTCAAAGTAGTGGACCGTGCCCGTCATGCCGGACATGGTACGTCCGTCAATAAAGTCCTTTGGACAAATTACCACCAATTACTACTTTCGGCCAGCGACGACCGTACTATTTCGGTATGGAAATTGATCCAAGGCTATTCGTTATAG